The Homalodisca vitripennis isolate AUS2020 unplaced genomic scaffold, UT_GWSS_2.1 ScUCBcl_7274;HRSCAF=14888, whole genome shotgun sequence region TTCcttgtaaaatctttttaaacaagttttccCGTTtccttagaaaaaaaatattatatttatttatagtgcatttaaaaattatattaagaaaaaccGTTTCTtgtagtaaaacaaacaaaatttattaaaaatggcgttTCAAAATCTACTTTCTGCTTGTAGAATTCCATACGGATTCtgtgaaataaaaactttaaacccCAAAAATGCAAAGTGAATAATAGATTATACACTAGCGTATCAAAATGATGGATAAAAACGATTCACTGAACCGCGATTACTAATCTCCCACAGACCTTTATCTAATTTCGCCCACGGCTGTGGACTAATAAGTATGGTTACACAAAATAACTTAAGACGAATAATATGTGAAACCCCATTTTTTACTGAAAGGGAAATTTATACTTGACGTCTAATGGCCTAAAGGCAGTGCCCTATTTAGTCGTCCATTTACATCACCACGTCAATTTGGTGATGGCTTCATTTTGAAACGACCCGATTGCGTGCCAGGCGACCTGTAATTTGTCAGATTTGGGGTCCCACGCTCTGGGCGCGACGCGGCTAAACACATGTACCGAGGACTTTGAAAGTACTCGAGTTTGATCAATGAAACTGTGTCCGCTTATTCCCACCGTTGGCGGGAGGTAAAGAGAAGGCCTCGACATGAATGGCTAGCAGAGAAGGCGCGACTTACAATAAAAAGGATAATAAACAGACGGCAAGTCAAAGCAAAGAGGTTAGAATGTGAAAGTAGAAGCAGCCTTGTACGAACGAGGAACAGCTGACTGGAGTTGCAGATTGTGCAAGGAGAGGCCACCTGGTCATCCGAACTGCGCGCCAATTGCCTCGGGCAGTCAAATTATCGGATGTTGTCAAATTTATAACCTTCATTTCTGCATGCATCCCATAGAAAGGATAATCAAATATTGGAAGTATGATTATTTAAAGTTGTATACAACAGCACTAACATTACAGCattatttcttacaaataaaacataaaaatactgtaGAGCCTACTACGTATGCATAAATCGTCAATTTTCATTCGTCATTATATAACCAActgcaaatgtttgaaaatataatacacaattctCAGTGTCATGTATAGATTTCAACCTCGTACgagaggttttaaaaaaaatatatttcatataggctacaatatattatttgttaatccGTATTTATTGTGCGAAAACATTATGATGGGAAAAAAGAACTCGCATCCAAATAATTCAGGGCGTATGTCTTATCTAGCAATTTAATGGTAGCTGATTTTACGGCAATGCTTCTCTGGCGTGTTTCCGTAGATCTGATAAGGCGCTTGTTTATGTACCAAATGGCCTAATTGGAATGCCTATTACGTGTGTTATTATACCCACCACCGATATTACGTATAtccattaaaattgtaaaacatcaaTAAATCTTCACAAGTGATTTTACATTCGATGTATTGAAATCATGAATTAgaaccaaacaaaaataaataaacatgcctattacatattttgaaacgGTTTTCACACACGATATCCTATATCAATATTGAAGGCAAGACAATTTTTTGTTGGATTTGCATACTGAaaatcaaaaaagtaattttctttcttgggtttaaaattatattattttaaacggcCGATGCGTTACAgctatgaaaacatttaaactacGCTCTTCGTAGATCTAGTAATACCAAAGAGCACCTATAATATAAATCCAAGTTGTAATATATTCTCGATAGACATATGTTGGATACTTCAACAAACTATAACAATGCTCTATATATCCAAGTTTAACGCAGAGCTATATTTTTCTGTACGGATGAAATAGAAGAAAATACAGAATCAAAATAAAGTCTAAAACTTGGATAATTTTCATACTTGGAGCAAGCGCAATGACAATTCTTGTGGAGCCACTCTGCACCGCGATCGTGCTGATCGTCGTCGTCATCGGCGAACTTCCGCTGCCGTCCTCCATACCGACAGTATCCTAGAATGCACAATGAATCCACGCCATCCGCGCCCTACTCAGTTTTTGGTTAGTTGTGTTGTATCGTCTGAACACTCGCGCGCACTCACCGGATCAGACTGCTGGCTGCTGGCTGAAGGATTTGGCATCGGGGATAGCCAGCAAAAGGTACGGAAACGCCCGAGGATTGCCGAAGCGACTCGGCACGCACACGGACCAGCTGGACCACCCGAGCGCCAACAATACAACGCTCGGCAACGTCCGGCCGCGATCGGTGTCAGGCCGTTCACCCTTGCGCTGTTATTGCTTGCTTGCTGCTCGCTCAGTATTTTATACACGACGCGACGTCTATCGCTGAGGATCTGCAAGTTCGGTTCGCTCGAAAATGATTTGACCCACATACGTTGAAAGTGAACCCGAGCGATCTTACTACCATTAAAAACTTAGAACTCCAGCTCCCTCTGTTACAGTACGGTTTGTCTGTGGTAACTGAATGGATTTCATGCCCTAAATGCTCATTTGCAGGCTCATTTGCATGAATaaggaaaataacaaataaattattttagcatCCTATCTGCAAACCATGTGTTTGAGATTTAAAAGAAGGTGCTTGACATTcagttttaaacatgtttacaatGGCTTGAGCCTATTGAAAAACCCCATCTCCTTACCAGTTTGTCCTATATTTTTAGTGATAAGGAATGTAGAGTAAAAGTGGTAATACCGACTGGTTTTTATGGTGTTGCTTTTTACAAGTACGCCGCATGTGAACTCATAAACCATAATTTATAGAAACCAGTTTGCCATTTAAATGTATTGCATACATTTTCACTCTGACCAATCCCCACTCAAAAAATATCTTTAGCAATGCGTATATAGTATCAGTAGCAAAATACTTGAGTAATATACTGGACAACTAAATAGTAAGTTGAAAACCACGTGACTTGTATGGTTCCAATTTAGAAGAGTAGCCATAGAACAATTTAATATCTgaaacaatcaataaattaatttgtatgtccagttcacttatatatatatatatttgaggtttttttataaattgtccTCATTGCCAAATAGCTGGTTACTAGCACACAGCTCAGTACgaagataaaaaatattctccAACTATACTCTAACTGTGTCAGACGGCTGAGCTGTTGACGTCCACTGCGTGAAATTGGGCATAGACGCAGCAGACGCTCGGCGatgaacaaatataaacaatattttaatttataaaaggtaTCAATTTcaagttaaatgttatttacaaagcacgaacgatattttatttctttggttGTGTAATTGTGGGTTTTCATGCACATAAGTGTGACAGAAACACGTTAACTATGATCGATTAATAAACTATCGTAATAGTTAATGAACGTACCACGAATATAAATCGTGATAACAAAGAATTTATTGCCATATTAAACATTCTTTTGAGCTACaattttagacaaactattacagaCATCAACCTCAGAATCTAAACTACGGAGGCACGTTAAAGACATTTTGTTAATCTTTGACTTGACAAATCAACCTTTTATTTAGCAATTTCTTAAAAGCAAGTACGCTGAACCTGAAGAAATAAAACTGACACTTTTTAGTAACGATAAACGAAAAAACATTGCAacatgaaaattgaaataaagtgttGAGCTGTTTGAGagataatttttataaccaaaggttgtaatacaaaaatacaaattaaaatacgaaTGCTCAAGATATTTATATGTGTCGCATGCCATTGGTCCATTAGAAttaatggtttattataaattgaaagaaGTTTGAACACAAAACTTATTGCTAGCGTAAAATTGGACCACGCCAGAGGATTGACTGTTGCTGTTGGTAATCCTTTGTGAGCAACCTAGTAAATGATCACCAattctattttgttattattacttatttgtattttatttatgaaactgatgtaaacaaaacatgttcttatgtataaaataaaacattaaaaattacgaTCTATAAgtcagatattatttaaatgatcacgatattttctttactttgatTGTGGACTTACAGTTTTTGTGAACATCTGATTAGAATATGTtacgaaatatattaaataggTATTCCATAACCTCAGACATATCAGAAGTTCACCATCAAAGGCCTgaaagtacattatattttatttttatagatacgTCAACTATAAAACTTATTTGGATAAGTAGCTAATTTTGTATACATCTTTCACATTTTTGGTTGTTGAAAACAATATCGGAAAATTGTAACAGTAACAGCGggtaaaatgtaaacacttttaagaATTATAGTACTTTTAAATGGTCAGCAATATAGaggttttgtacttttatttatttatttattgttagtactTGCCACTATCGGTATTCATTAACAACACCAGTCACTAATACACGACTAGCGCCAACAACGAATACGACGAGAACTGCGTTAAGACTACTACTGACAAATTAGCAGTTCAAAGAGATGGTAGGGCTTCATGACCATTGCTCGCTGTCTCTCTCGCCCGAAGGTCTGTATTACATTTGTCAACCCCACGATCCAGAAACGGAATTGTCATTCCGAACAATTACGAAGCATGAGTCTtgtgttttactatatgtcaCGTGTTAcacttaaaatatcaaaacaaattaaaacaaaactgaactatcaCATTGTTCGACTACGAGTATACTTTGAGTTTAACAAaagttaacccccccccccactctgGATACGCCTGTGAAGGTTGTCtgtattttcgtttttgagtgtTACTCAATCAATTACAAACTACTGGACACGATTCTACTGAAATTTTACCTGGTAATTCTTAAGGTCATTTGGTGACATATAGGCATATTTCTATTTCTCGAAAATCCATCCGAGCTACGCCCtattggtcttgaaaactccCTTTGTGGCTTAAGCCCCCCACACACTATCGAACATGTTGGTCGAGCAGTTGGGAACCCAACGTCTTGTCGAACATATTCGAGAGTGTGTGGGGCTCCAACCCAACATGCGCGATGGTTTTGTTGGGTTGGATGCTGGGTACGACAGCACCACCCAACTCCAACCGCGCGCCTGTCATGTTGGGCTGTGTGTGGGGGAACTGTCGAGCGGCTCGACTGGCTAGACCTCAGTTTCCCTAGTGCAGTGGCGTAGTACtagatttgttatttgtttttttcggAGCGAGGCCAGTTTCATAATGTCGTTTTAAACGATAATAAACCATTTTGGTGTgagtttattgaactttataggGAGCAACGAGCTTTATGggacataaaaagtaaaaattattccaacaaaaatatcagaaaaagaAGGATATTCCGTTCTCGTTGAAAAAATGCAAGGAAGTTAATCCGGATTGCGACGAGAAATTTTGTCAAATCCAAAATCGAAACCTTGAGGGCATCGTTCCGAAGAGAGCTGAAAAAGGTTGAAAAATCAAAGATTACCGGAAGTGGTTCAGGATGATGTGTATGAACCATCTCTTTGGTATTTTGATTTACTGCTTTTCATAACAGACCAAGAGGTAGTCAGGAAAGGTGTATCTTCGATCGGCAAAAGATCCAGAAGTATTGCGTCCcttgaagaagatgaagaaggagTGGACGACGTGGAAGCGGAAACGCAGGACGAAATAACCAAAGTAAGTGTCAGTTTAATTGTTAccaattttactgtttattactttccttatttttacTTAGGATTGAGCGCTAGGTCATTATTTGGACAACACCTCGTACGGTTAAGttagattacaataaattatattaaagttaaaaacagcacaaaactaatttatatatataaacagtataacattatgtcaatgatgtttgaaaaattcaactttattccttaattttCGTAGTACGTTTGCAATAGACTATAATTTTGCCCccaagataaaaactatttaataattatgataaataaataataataaataattaggataTAACTCATATCCTTTGCGTGTTAATGTTGTGCAAGTTTCTAACATTTATAGATATTCAGTCATTTAACTTAACCCCACAGAGGTGTAGCCTTGAGCATTGCTCATGGTGATGAATAAACGCGTATATTTCCTAGGAATTTCATCTGTTTTGGTTTTAACTTCTATCTACcttcctatttatttttacttagaacTGTCTCAGAGTAACAtacctcaatattaaaaaatatcgtgGGTGACAAAAAGCTCTTTGGCACATGTTTGAAGggtaatataagttaattttttatctaataagtttacataataaaagttttaaatttcaagaatgaatatattaatcaaaattgcaatatataattgcaatacagtaatatttaggcATACGTTTAAAGGGAAAACAAATacactttagtttttttctaagttcaatataattaaataaactacaacattgcttttttccaaagttagcgaattaaaatataaataagacacaGTTATGGTATCTAAACgaattagaaaaaatgtacaCAAAGTTTCACCAATATTTAGTTATCAAATTGAAAAAGATAGACTACATAGCaaatcaacatattttaataattttttgttgttgttaactaTATCATCGCACTTGTTTACACTCAATACCGAACTGTCAACGCGCTTATTAATCATTTTTTCTTGGAAATCAACACTCCTTCGTTGTTATAGAAACTTTTATACCAACCTCGAACTGCATTGGCAATTGATTGTTCTCTGCCATCCCGCCTCATTCTTTTAAACCCAAGAAGTTCTTGCGTGTTCTGCCTCCACTCACCCTCATTTAACTGGCCTGCTGAAGTGTCCTCCCAATCCACACTACTTTGAGTTAGGTAGGTTGGACTTTTCTGGCgtagaaaattatgtaaagtacaacACGCCAAAACAATGATTTCTGCCCTCTCTACACTAACATTCATTGTCCGAAAGAAGGACTCTAAATCGAGTCGCTAAGATGCCAAACGCATTCTCCACCACTCTCCTAGCACGGCACATCCGATAGTTGAAAATCTTTTCGTCGTGGGTGATTCCTTTGTTTGGATAGGGCTTCATAAGATTTTCCTTCAGAGGAAAAGCTTCATCTCCAAGGAATGTAAAAGGGAGGCAAACGTCCTCTCCTGTCATCGAAGCTTGTTGGTGACGGCAAGTTGCAATTCCTTATTTTCCAGCAACTCTCCAAAATCAGTTTCCATAAGTACGCCACCATCGGATACTCTTCCATTAGTACCACAATTTACATAGATGAATTCATAATTAGCATTGACCACAGCAAAAAGAACAATGCTGTGGAACCCTTTGTAGTTGTAGTAGTATGACCCACTTTTCGGAGGTTGACGAATCGCTATGTGTTTTCCGTCTATAGCGCCGACACAGTTTTTCAACTTGCCAGTACTTTTTGAAGTCCACAGCTATGTTCATCCAGTCCGATTCATTGCAAGGAAACtgcaaaaagtaaacataaaagttaaaattataatatattaaaattaacaatgttatattgaggtaatattgATTGACGTGCtgttatatataactgttttaaacccagtttttgtgtttttttaacagGCTCAAGATGACGCATCTACAGGGATACACGCTGATATACGCCCATCACCATCAAGTACACCAGTAAGTCGCCCATCAGTATCAAGTAGGTCTAACCCAGGATCAACTACTCGAACAAACCGAAAAAAGATATCTgatttttgaaaagaaacaagAACGATTTTTTGGATACAGCTACGTCTGTCCTATGTAAACAGAATAAGTTCCGGGCTTTTGGAAACAACGTGGGCTTCCAACTGGAAGATATGGACCGTCAACAACAAGTAATTGCAGAAAAGCTTATATCTGATGTTTTGTTCCACGGTAAGTTAGGCAGTTTGAAAGCATCTGCGGCCATATTGACAGAACAACAGCCAACCCAACGGAATATACCATCACTTAACCATTTTATGGACACTAATCAAAACAACAATCCATATTCCGTATAGGCCGGCTGACGCTGAATATTTCTTACAAGATCAAAATTATCAACATCAGACATTCAGTTTTGACCCATATTAATGTGCAAAGCCAAATCAACCCTACTCAACATCAGGTACAACGACAACATCTACAACAACAAGTACAGCAAAAACATGTACAGCAACAAAAAGTAGATAATTTCACCTCAAACTGTACGTTGTCCTAAGAATTTTTCTTTACCAGAACCTGCTCAAAGTCAAACGGCAGCAACTAAACCTACCGCAGGTCAAGCACACTAGCGATTCAAGAAAAAACTGCTCAACAAGAAGTTCGGAATGAACTCAAACAGTATTTGAATCTACCCGTGTTCAGCGAGGACAATGTATAATAAGTTGCTTTTTCATCTTTGTTTGttcgttttgttttataataggctaTTACATTGACAACAGCATCTTCTGTTAcagctttttttttttgttatttgatgacttttaaatttgatgtttttgaaaagtttataaaagatagatttgaaaataaattttttttctgaaattatgtgtgttttttttagacctaaaaaataagtaataacgtaATAGGATAAATTTGAAGCAAAATAGGTTATTGTCGCTCTCGAAGATGGTTATACTTCATTTCGTACCCTCCTGCTTTATTCTCGCGCGACAATAACCAATTTTGCGCTCaaaaaacaattgtgtaaattatggattataataatgtaagaagaaaagagtgagttaaaactaattaacaaatatttgtacttaccTTTAAGAAATCTTCCTTTAGAACATCAAAAATAGCTGCACAAGTTTCTGGTATGATTTTTCCTAGTGCTTGCGGAGATATTGCACAACTAAACTTCAGATTCTCGTAGCTCCTACCACTGGCTAGAAACTGGAGAGTGGCTGCAAGACGTTCTTTTGCAGGAATTGAGGTTCTCAAAAGGCTATCTTCTTTTCTATGTGCTCACACAGTCTTCCGAATAGATATTCAAAGCTTTCCTCGCTCATCCTTAGATAATTTTTGAAGTCTTGAGGCTCACTAATGGCAAGTTCAGCAAGAAGCGACATATGGCTAAACTTACTCCGGtccaaaaaccatttttttagaCCACAAGCGTCgatcttttttcttcttttgtcgTTTCAGACAAAAAGCGCCAAGCACAAACAGCTACACTTGTCTCGAAATCCATAATACAACTGACAAGACACCCAACCTGCTCGATCGCACGTTCGACAGTGTGGGGGTAAAACGTCTAACTTGACAGGTTGGGCGTTGGGTACGACGCCAGGTCAGGTTGGGTGAAATGTTCGAAGGTGTGTGGGGGGCTTTAgtcagcagatagtaaatgtgttctttgtaaacattataatgtgtGAACGAAATCATTATGGTTCattaatttaagtaccattttaatttttttatgtttgaggtccgaaagcatagagtaagcttagaAATAACAACACGTGTTTTAACTTTCTCTGTAATCACTGACGAGCACAGAGGttatccaaatattaaaatagcaagttttagtacaaatttacttttaaactgtaaatttgagcaaatattaattCTGCAGTGCTGTTTGCATACTGTAAAATAggtatcaaagacaaagttactacctATCTACCTATATAGATTTAAAGACTATTATGAAACACATCTCAGtagttttgttttactgaaatatgCCTTTTAGACAAACTCAACAATAGcaccagaaataccttagaccggaatAACAATAAACTACAATGGCATAGGTATGCACTT contains the following coding sequences:
- the LOC124374105 gene encoding uncharacterized protein LOC124374105; this translates as KEDSLLRTSIPAKERLAATLQFLASGRSYENLKFSCAISPQALGKIIPETCAAIFDVLKEDFLKFPCNESDWMNIAVDFKKYWQVEKLCRRYRRKTHSDSSTSEKVSDGGVLMETDFGELLENKELQLAVTNKLR